The segment CCGGGCGCTTCAGCATTTCCATGTCGAGGCCCAAAAGATCGGCCTTTTCGCGCGCCAGCTTCAGGAAGGCGCCGCCCGAAAGCGGTTCCTCGCCCCGCGCCTTGCGCTGCGCGTTCAGGCTTTCACGGAGGAACTGGACGTTGGAGATGCCGGGGATTTCGACCGGATATTGAAAACCGAGGAAAAAGCCCGCCGCCGCGCGCGCGTGCGGCTCCATGTCGAGCAGGTCCTGCCCCTCAAGGCTCGCCGAACCGCCGGTCACGTCATAGCCTGGGCGCCCGCCCAGCGTATAGGCAAGCGTCGACTTGCCCGCGCCATTGGGGCCCATGATCGCATGGATCTCACCCGCGTTGATCTCGAGCGAAAGGCCCTTGAGGATCGGCTTGCCGTCGACTTCGGCTTGAAGGTTTTCAATCTTGAGCATCTACTGTCTTTCAGTTCCGTTCGTATCGTGCGTGGCGTTCAGCCAACCGAGCCTTCAAGGCTGATGCCGAGCAGCTTCTGCGCCTCGACCGCGAATTCCATGGGAAGCTGCTGGAGCACTTCCTTGGCAAAGCCGTTGACGATCAGCGCCACCGCCGATTCCTGATCGAGCCCGCGCTGCATCGCGTAGAACATCTGGTCGTCGCTGATCTTCGAGGTCGTCGCCTCATGCTCGATCTGCGCGCTCGGGTTTTTCACCTCGATATAGGGCACGGTGTGCGCACCGCATTTGTCGCCCAGAAGCAAGCTGTCGCACTGGGTGAAGTTGCGGACATTCTCGGCCGTCGGCCCGACGCGCACGAGGCCGCGATAGGTGTTGTTGGAAACCCCGGCGCTGATCCCCTTCGACACGATGGTCGAACGGCTGTTCTTGCCGAGATGGATCATCTTGGTGCCGGTATCGGCCTGCTGGTGGTTGTTGGTCACCGCCACCGAATAGAATTCGCCGACGCTGTTTTCGCCCGCGAGCACGCAGCTGGGATATTTCCAGGTGATCGCCGAACCGGTTTCCACCTGCGTCCACGAAACCTTGCTGTTCTTGCCCTGGCACAGCGCGCGCTTGGTCACGAAATTATAGATGCCGCCCTTGCCCTCGGCATCGCCCGGATACCAGTTCTGGACGGTCGAATATTTGATCTCGGCATCGTCGAGCGCGACCAGCTCGACCACCGCGGCGTGGAGCTGATTCT is part of the Sphingomonas sp. C3-2 genome and harbors:
- the sufC gene encoding Fe-S cluster assembly ATPase SufC; amino-acid sequence: MLKIENLQAEVDGKPILKGLSLEINAGEIHAIMGPNGAGKSTLAYTLGGRPGYDVTGGSASLEGQDLLDMEPHARAAAGFFLGFQYPVEIPGISNVQFLRESLNAQRKARGEEPLSGGAFLKLAREKADLLGLDMEMLKRPVNVGFSGGEKKRNEMVQMGILDPKLAVLDETDSGLDIDALRVVGEGINAIMRRPDKAVLLITHYQRLLDYVQPDFVHVLAAGRIVRSGGPELALELEREGYAQVVA